A genomic segment from uncultured Erythrobacter sp. encodes:
- a CDS encoding bile acid:sodium symporter family protein, producing MLRTITNNFAALTVLGVGLAWFFPAGFTWMTDGRITLAGQPLLSLALGVIMLAMGLTLTFDDYRKLASAPRALVAGVVLQFAVMPLTGFAIAKGLALEPGLAVGLILVACCPGGTASNIVTFIARGNVALSVAMTMASTLAAVVLTPLLTGVLAGAYVEIDRWNLLISMITVVLVPVVLGTLLNRLFPRAAERVSAVLPLVAIVLVILIVGGIVGGAKAQIAQHAGVLLLATFLLHAVGFALGYGLARVLGLGEIEARTISIEVGMQNSGLGSGLAKTPAFAAQFADITQAALAPVPAAISAVWHVLIGSLLAGWWRRK from the coding sequence ATGCTGCGCACAATTACCAACAATTTCGCCGCGCTGACCGTGCTGGGCGTGGGGCTGGCGTGGTTCTTCCCGGCCGGCTTTACCTGGATGACCGACGGGCGGATCACCCTTGCCGGGCAACCGCTGCTCAGCCTTGCGCTCGGTGTGATCATGCTGGCGATGGGTCTGACGCTGACCTTTGATGATTACCGCAAGCTCGCCTCGGCGCCGCGCGCGCTGGTTGCAGGCGTGGTGTTGCAGTTTGCGGTGATGCCGCTGACCGGGTTCGCGATTGCCAAAGGGCTGGCGCTGGAGCCGGGGCTGGCGGTGGGGCTGATCCTCGTCGCCTGCTGCCCCGGCGGGACGGCGTCGAACATCGTCACCTTTATCGCGCGCGGGAATGTCGCCTTGTCGGTGGCGATGACGATGGCCTCGACGCTTGCTGCGGTGGTGCTGACCCCGCTGCTGACGGGCGTGCTGGCGGGGGCCTATGTCGAGATTGACCGCTGGAACCTGCTGATCAGCATGATCACCGTGGTGCTGGTGCCGGTGGTGCTGGGCACCCTCCTCAACCGCCTGTTCCCCCGCGCCGCCGAGCGGGTAAGTGCGGTTCTGCCGCTGGTGGCGATTGTGCTGGTGATCCTGATCGTGGGCGGGATTGTCGGCGGGGCCAAGGCGCAGATTGCGCAGCACGCGGGCGTGCTGCTGCTGGCGACGTTCCTGCTCCACGCGGTGGGCTTTGCGCTGGGCTATGGGCTGGCGCGGGTGCTGGGGCTGGGCGAAATCGAGGCGCGGACGATTTCGATCGAGGTCGGGATGCAGAATTCCGGGCTTGGTTCAGGGCTGGCGAAAACCCCCGCCTTCGCCGCGCAATTCGCCGATATCACGCAAGCGGCGCTCGCGCCTGTGCCAGCGGCGATTTCGGCGGTGTGGCATGTGCTGATCGGGAGCCTGCTAGCGGGGTGGTGGCGGCGGAAATGA
- a CDS encoding acyl-CoA dehydrogenase family protein: MDFAIPADLQAYLDELDAFIAAEIKPLEQQDDNIRFFDHRREYARTDFEGGGLPRHEWEELLKEATRRSDKAGHWRFSAPKRYGGKDGSNLWMAVIREHFARQGLGLHNDLQNEHSIVGNFPFVAMFDQWGTEEQKQEFITGGFERTRRVAFGLTEPEHGSDATHMETVAVREARDGVDGWRIDGEKMWITGMHVATHCAMFARTSGKAGDASGITCFLVPNPTEGLKIEEWMWTFNMPTDHPRLSVTNVWVPDSSILGVEGRGLALAQSFVHQNRIRQAASSCGAALYCIDESVKYARQRKPFGEELARNQAIQFPLVELATQAEMLRLLIFKTAWEMDNMPHEQIERTISDKVSMCNYWANRLVCEAADRAMQVHGGIGYSRHKPFEHIYRHHRRYRITEGSEEIQMRKVGAYLFGYLGPKRGMYG; the protein is encoded by the coding sequence ATGGACTTCGCCATCCCCGCCGACCTTCAGGCCTATCTCGACGAACTCGACGCTTTCATCGCCGCCGAGATCAAGCCATTGGAGCAGCAGGACGACAACATTCGCTTCTTCGACCACCGCCGCGAATATGCGCGGACGGACTTCGAAGGCGGCGGTTTGCCGCGGCACGAGTGGGAGGAACTGCTCAAGGAAGCCACCCGCCGCTCGGACAAGGCGGGCCATTGGCGCTTCTCCGCGCCCAAGCGCTACGGCGGCAAGGACGGCAGCAACCTCTGGATGGCGGTGATCCGCGAGCATTTTGCGCGCCAGGGCCTCGGGCTGCACAACGATTTGCAGAACGAGCACTCGATCGTCGGCAATTTCCCTTTCGTCGCCATGTTCGACCAGTGGGGCACCGAGGAGCAGAAGCAGGAATTCATCACCGGCGGGTTCGAGCGCACGCGCCGCGTCGCCTTCGGCCTCACCGAACCCGAGCACGGCTCCGATGCCACCCACATGGAGACGGTCGCGGTGCGCGAGGCGCGCGACGGGGTCGACGGCTGGCGGATCGACGGCGAGAAGATGTGGATCACCGGCATGCACGTCGCCACCCACTGCGCGATGTTCGCGCGCACGTCCGGCAAGGCGGGGGACGCGAGCGGGATCACCTGCTTCCTCGTCCCCAACCCCACAGAGGGCCTCAAAATCGAGGAGTGGATGTGGACCTTCAATATGCCCACCGACCACCCGCGCCTCAGCGTCACCAACGTCTGGGTGCCGGACTCGTCGATCCTCGGCGTCGAAGGCCGCGGCCTCGCGCTGGCGCAGAGCTTCGTCCACCAGAACCGCATCAGGCAGGCGGCAAGTTCCTGCGGCGCGGCGCTCTATTGCATCGATGAAAGCGTGAAATACGCCCGCCAGCGCAAGCCCTTCGGCGAGGAGCTGGCGCGCAATCAGGCGATCCAGTTCCCGCTGGTGGAGCTGGCGACGCAGGCGGAAATGCTGCGGCTGCTGATCTTCAAAACCGCGTGGGAAATGGACAACATGCCCCACGAACAGATCGAACGCACCATCTCCGACAAGGTCTCGATGTGCAATTACTGGGCGAACCGGCTGGTGTGCGAAGCGGCCGACCGCGCGATGCAGGTCCACGGCGGCATCGGCTATTCGCGCCACAAGCCGTTCGAACACATCTACCGCCACCACCGCCGCTACCGGATCACCGAGGGCTCGGAGGAGATCCAGATGCGCAAGGTCGGGGCCTATCTGTTCGGCTATCTCGGGCCGAAGCGGGGGATGTACGGCTGA
- a CDS encoding phosphotransferase translates to MGISADELSAGLARVCARAGLGALSSEPQRLTGGAVMESWLFRTSPPPTPSSEEEGAFVLRRAPSLAFMEGRAYGHATEAALIEAARAKGVTAPEVVAVLAEADGLGSGFVMRALPGTADPKVILACDDPDGLLTQAARDLARIHRLRPADVPEGVPVMDYRAAIADLKEQFMEAGGDRPIIALGLKWLEDNCPPEVEPVLNHGDYRMGNLLVEGSRLTGVLDWEIAHFGDRHEDLAFGCMAVWRFARYDRPALGLGSIEDYLTAYEAEAGVTVDPARFRFWTIYRTVWWALGCLKMAAQWRSGADRMLERVVISRRTSEQELDLLLLLEEDAPEMEKRRLVPDFSMADEVWGEANWGEIATAVSEWLATLKDRMEGHDRFQLAVARNALGIIAREERSIRTLAFQEAMAAEILSGQTTLKGKEVLATLRAYALVMIEADSPKYPSLTDAQARWPRNPPIEE, encoded by the coding sequence GTGGGCATTTCCGCTGACGAACTGAGCGCCGGGCTGGCGCGGGTGTGTGCCCGCGCTGGGCTCGGCGCTTTGTCGTCGGAGCCGCAGCGCCTGACGGGCGGGGCGGTGATGGAGAGCTGGCTTTTTCGCACGTCACCACCTCCAACCCCCTCCTCTGAAGAGGAGGGGGCTTTCGTCCTGCGTCGTGCGCCGAGCCTCGCATTTATGGAGGGGCGGGCTTACGGGCACGCCACCGAAGCTGCTTTGATCGAGGCGGCGCGGGCCAAGGGGGTGACGGCTCCCGAGGTGGTGGCGGTGCTGGCGGAGGCCGACGGGCTCGGTTCGGGCTTCGTCATGCGCGCTCTGCCGGGGACGGCCGATCCCAAAGTCATTCTGGCGTGCGACGATCCGGACGGACTGCTCACGCAGGCTGCGCGGGATTTGGCGCGCATCCACCGCTTGCGACCAGCCGATGTGCCCGAGGGCGTGCCGGTGATGGACTACCGTGCCGCCATCGCTGACCTCAAAGAGCAATTTATGGAGGCGGGCGGCGACCGCCCGATCATCGCACTCGGGCTCAAGTGGCTGGAGGACAATTGCCCGCCTGAGGTGGAGCCCGTGCTCAACCACGGCGACTACCGGATGGGCAATCTGCTGGTCGAGGGCTCGCGGCTGACCGGGGTTCTCGACTGGGAGATCGCCCATTTCGGCGACCGCCACGAAGACTTGGCCTTCGGCTGCATGGCGGTGTGGCGCTTCGCCCGCTACGACCGACCGGCGCTGGGGTTGGGGTCAATCGAAGATTACCTCACCGCCTATGAGGCCGAGGCGGGTGTCACCGTCGATCCCGCGCGCTTCCGCTTTTGGACGATCTACCGCACCGTTTGGTGGGCGCTCGGGTGCCTCAAGATGGCGGCGCAATGGCGCTCGGGCGCGGATCGGATGCTTGAACGCGTGGTGATCTCGCGCCGGACCAGCGAGCAGGAATTGGACCTGCTCCTGCTGCTGGAGGAGGACGCGCCGGAGATGGAAAAGCGGCGGCTTGTCCCGGACTTCTCGATGGCTGATGAGGTCTGGGGCGAAGCCAACTGGGGTGAGATTGCAACTGCCGTAAGCGAATGGCTTGCGACATTGAAAGACCGGATGGAAGGCCACGATCGATTTCAGCTGGCCGTTGCCCGCAACGCACTCGGCATCATTGCGCGAGAGGAGCGTTCCATCAGGACGCTCGCCTTTCAGGAGGCGATGGCGGCCGAGATTCTCTCCGGACAGACAACGCTTAAGGGCAAAGAGGTTCTCGCGACGCTGCGGGCCTATGCGCTCGTCATGATCGAAGCGGACTCTCCCAAATATCCTTCCCTGACCGATGCGCAGGCCAGATGGCCCCGCAACCCTCCAATCGAGGAATAA
- a CDS encoding aldehyde dehydrogenase family protein — protein sequence MVTQYKNLIGGKMVTTDHMLDVVNPATEQVIGQVPACGKAELDEAVAAARTAFKTWKNTPIEERRAAIMAISGAIKENAEELYRLLTSEQGKPHDQAKGEIYGAAGMSAAQSTLSLDDEINEDSDTRLSRTRRVPVGVVAGIVPWNFPVMMAIQKIAPAMLSGCTIVLKPSPFTPLTTLRIAELIADKVPAGVVNIITGEDDLGPLMTSHPDIDKITFTGSTATGKKIMEGASADLKRITLELGGNDASIVLPDADPKKVAEQLFWSSFSNAGQICVAAKRVYIHEDIYDELSAAIVEYAKTVTVGDGAQQGTGVGPIQNKKQYERVLELIEDAKDNGYKFLLGGNADPSGTGYFVPLTIIDNPPEDARIVAEEQFGPVMPLMKFSTEEEVIARANASEYGLAGAVWTGNPDNGVKIAEQLETGTVWVNEYLHLSPFAPFGGHKQSGFGAEYGKEGLKEFTYAQVITVKKDSVLA from the coding sequence ATGGTCACCCAGTACAAGAACCTGATCGGCGGCAAGATGGTCACCACCGACCATATGCTCGATGTGGTCAACCCCGCGACCGAGCAGGTGATCGGGCAGGTCCCCGCCTGCGGCAAGGCTGAGCTTGACGAAGCGGTCGCCGCCGCGCGCACCGCGTTCAAGACGTGGAAGAACACCCCGATCGAGGAACGCCGCGCCGCGATCATGGCGATTTCGGGCGCGATCAAGGAAAATGCCGAGGAATTGTATCGCCTGCTCACCAGCGAACAGGGCAAGCCGCACGATCAGGCCAAGGGCGAAATCTACGGCGCGGCCGGGATGAGCGCGGCGCAGTCCACACTCAGCCTCGATGATGAGATCAACGAGGATAGCGACACCCGCCTCAGCCGCACCCGCCGCGTGCCGGTTGGCGTTGTTGCCGGGATCGTGCCGTGGAATTTCCCGGTGATGATGGCGATCCAGAAGATCGCGCCCGCGATGCTTTCGGGCTGCACCATCGTGCTCAAGCCTTCGCCCTTCACGCCGCTGACCACCTTGCGCATTGCCGAGCTGATCGCGGACAAGGTGCCCGCCGGCGTCGTAAACATCATCACCGGCGAGGACGACCTCGGCCCGCTGATGACCTCGCACCCTGACATCGACAAGATCACCTTCACCGGCTCCACCGCGACCGGCAAGAAGATCATGGAAGGCGCCTCGGCTGACCTGAAGCGCATCACGCTGGAACTCGGCGGCAATGACGCCTCGATCGTGCTGCCCGATGCCGATCCCAAGAAGGTCGCCGAACAGCTGTTCTGGTCGAGCTTCTCCAACGCAGGCCAAATCTGCGTCGCGGCCAAGCGCGTCTATATCCATGAGGATATCTATGACGAACTGTCGGCGGCGATCGTCGAATATGCCAAGACTGTCACCGTGGGTGACGGCGCGCAGCAGGGCACCGGCGTCGGCCCGATCCAGAACAAGAAGCAGTACGAGCGCGTGCTCGAGCTGATCGAGGATGCCAAGGACAATGGCTACAAGTTCTTGCTGGGCGGCAATGCCGATCCGAGCGGCACCGGCTACTTCGTGCCGCTGACCATCATCGACAACCCGCCCGAAGACGCGCGGATCGTCGCCGAGGAGCAGTTCGGCCCGGTCATGCCCCTGATGAAGTTCTCGACCGAGGAAGAAGTCATCGCCCGCGCCAATGCGTCGGAATATGGCCTTGCGGGTGCGGTGTGGACCGGCAACCCGGACAACGGCGTGAAGATCGCCGAGCAGCTTGAGACCGGAACGGTTTGGGTCAATGAATACCTCCACCTGTCACCCTTCGCGCCGTTTGGCGGGCACAAGCAGTCGGGTTTTGGCGCCGAATACGGCAAGGAAGGCCTGAAGGAGTTCACCTACGCGCAGGTGATCACCGTGAAGAAGGACTCTGTCCTCGCATAA
- a CDS encoding glutathione S-transferase family protein, with amino-acid sequence MSDSRPDLVIYGSPVSPFVRKVAGVCIAKGVPYEVEAINVFDPPQWFRDISPMKRIPVLRDRSVAEEGLAGTIADSSAICAFIEKKHPTPALYPDIPMALGEALFIEEYADTALAMAGGLGIFRPIFFAVSKGEEPGLDKARDAWANQLPPIFDVLEARLGGRAFFAGDALSIADITVATVLMQVALVAETPLDRWPGLAAHYAAMQALPLIAEPYAAAEKMIRRALPTRFDLT; translated from the coding sequence ATGAGTGATTCCCGCCCTGATCTGGTGATTTACGGCAGCCCGGTCTCGCCCTTCGTGCGCAAGGTCGCCGGCGTCTGCATCGCCAAGGGCGTGCCTTACGAAGTCGAGGCGATCAACGTGTTCGACCCGCCCCAGTGGTTCCGCGACATCTCGCCGATGAAGCGTATTCCGGTGCTGCGCGACCGCAGCGTGGCGGAGGAAGGCCTGGCTGGCACCATCGCCGATTCATCCGCGATCTGCGCCTTCATCGAGAAGAAGCACCCCACCCCAGCGCTTTATCCCGATATCCCGATGGCGCTGGGCGAAGCGCTGTTCATCGAAGAATATGCCGACACCGCGCTGGCGATGGCAGGCGGCCTTGGCATCTTCCGCCCGATCTTCTTTGCGGTCAGCAAGGGCGAAGAACCGGGGCTCGACAAGGCGCGCGATGCTTGGGCGAACCAGCTGCCGCCGATCTTCGATGTGCTTGAAGCGCGACTGGGCGGACGCGCGTTCTTTGCGGGCGATGCGCTCTCGATTGCCGACATCACCGTGGCGACCGTGCTGATGCAGGTCGCGCTGGTGGCCGAGACACCGCTGGATCGCTGGCCCGGCCTTGCCGCGCATTATGCCGCGATGCAGGCTCTGCCACTGATCGCCGAACCTTATGCGGCGGCGGAAAAGATGATCCGCAGGGCCTTGCCCACCCGCTTCGACCTGACCTAA
- the mtnP gene encoding S-methyl-5'-thioadenosine phosphorylase codes for MASEWCIGIIGGSGLYAIDGIEDEQWIAIDTPWGDPSDEILCGTLAGVKVRFLPRHGRGHPITPTELNSRANVDALKRAGCTDILAISAVGSLREELEPGRFAVVEQFIDRTVHRPSTFYTSGFVTHVSMADPVCPRLSDMAAHAISDAGGKVAVGATYLAMEGPQFSTRAESRMYRAWGADVIGMTAMPEAKLAREAELPYALVGMVTDYDCWREGEAVDVAQVVGQMQTNGALARAMVANFIAALPQEREPSPIDFALDDAVITAPDEHDPAVMAKLDAVAGRLFG; via the coding sequence ATGGCCAGCGAATGGTGCATCGGGATCATCGGCGGATCAGGCCTCTATGCCATCGACGGCATCGAGGACGAGCAGTGGATCGCGATCGACACGCCTTGGGGTGATCCGTCGGACGAGATTCTGTGCGGGACGCTCGCCGGGGTGAAGGTGCGCTTTCTCCCGCGCCACGGTCGCGGCCATCCGATCACGCCGACTGAATTGAACTCCCGCGCCAATGTGGATGCGCTGAAGCGGGCGGGCTGCACCGATATCCTCGCGATCAGCGCCGTGGGCAGCCTGCGCGAGGAGTTGGAGCCAGGGCGCTTTGCCGTGGTCGAACAATTCATTGACCGCACCGTTCACCGCCCCAGCACCTTCTACACCAGCGGCTTTGTCACCCATGTCTCGATGGCCGATCCGGTCTGCCCGCGCCTGTCGGACATGGCCGCCCATGCGATCAGCGACGCTGGGGGCAAGGTGGCGGTCGGCGCGACCTATCTCGCGATGGAAGGCCCGCAATTCTCCACCCGCGCCGAAAGCCGGATGTACCGCGCATGGGGCGCCGACGTGATCGGCATGACCGCGATGCCCGAGGCGAAATTGGCCCGAGAGGCCGAGTTGCCCTATGCGCTGGTCGGCATGGTCACCGATTACGATTGCTGGCGCGAAGGCGAGGCAGTCGACGTTGCGCAGGTGGTCGGCCAGATGCAGACCAATGGCGCGCTGGCCCGCGCGATGGTGGCGAATTTCATCGCCGCCCTGCCGCAGGAGCGCGAACCCTCCCCGATCGACTTCGCGCTCGACGACGCAGTCATCACCGCGCCGGACGAACACGACCCCGCGGTCATGGCCAAGCTGGATGCGGTCGCCGGGCGGTTGTTCGGGTAA
- a CDS encoding ribose-phosphate pyrophosphokinase, with product MKIMSGNSNLPLARAIAAYLEIPLTDASVRRFSDEEVFVEIHENVRGEDVFVVQPTNFPANDNLMELLICIDALRRASAKRITAVVPYFGYARQDRKPGPRTPISAKLVANLITEAGADRMLAVDLHAGQIQGFFDIPTDNLYAAPVMAADIQARYGDQSLMVVSPDVGGVVRARALAKRLDNAPLAIVDKRRDRPGESEVMNIIGEVEGRHCILIDDIVDSGGTLCNAAEALLEGGAKSVAAYITHGVLSGGAVARINGSSLKELVITDSIRPTEAAEASDRIRILPIAPLVGEAIRRIADESSVSSLFD from the coding sequence ATGAAAATCATGTCCGGCAATTCGAACCTGCCGCTTGCCCGGGCCATTGCGGCCTATCTCGAAATCCCGCTGACCGATGCCAGTGTGCGGCGCTTCTCGGACGAGGAGGTCTTCGTCGAGATTCACGAGAATGTGCGCGGCGAAGACGTGTTCGTCGTCCAGCCGACCAATTTCCCGGCGAACGACAACCTGATGGAGCTGCTGATCTGCATCGACGCGCTGCGCCGCGCGTCGGCCAAGCGGATTACCGCGGTGGTGCCGTACTTCGGCTACGCGCGGCAGGACCGGAAGCCTGGTCCGCGCACGCCGATCTCAGCCAAGCTGGTGGCGAACCTGATCACCGAAGCGGGCGCTGATCGGATGCTGGCGGTGGACCTCCACGCGGGCCAGATTCAGGGCTTCTTCGATATCCCGACCGATAACCTCTATGCCGCGCCCGTCATGGCGGCCGACATTCAGGCGCGCTACGGCGACCAGTCGCTGATGGTCGTCTCCCCGGACGTCGGCGGTGTGGTGCGCGCGCGGGCGCTGGCCAAGCGGCTCGACAATGCGCCGCTGGCGATCGTCGACAAGCGGCGTGATCGTCCAGGCGAGAGCGAGGTGATGAACATCATCGGCGAGGTTGAAGGGCGGCACTGCATCCTGATCGACGACATCGTCGATTCGGGCGGCACGCTGTGCAACGCGGCCGAAGCGCTGCTGGAAGGCGGGGCCAAGTCGGTCGCGGCCTATATCACACACGGCGTGCTTTCGGGCGGCGCGGTGGCGCGGATCAACGGGTCGAGCTTGAAAGAGCTGGTGATCACCGATTCGATCCGGCCCACCGAAGCCGCCGAAGCCTCCGACCGCATCCGCATACTGCCCATCGCCCCGCTGGTGGGCGAGGCGATCCGGCGGATTGCCGATGAAAGCTCGGTTTCGAGCCTGTTTGATTAG
- a CDS encoding ribose-phosphate pyrophosphokinase — protein sequence MFDPTEIRALLIETARARQTLTYGALLNLLGHAFTRPLMRQLCKVLDRIDEDGRVVGEPGLAVLVVRQSDGLPGQGWFVSRTGVYDDLPLEWEGTEARAYTQARQAEAFDYWEAP from the coding sequence ATGTTCGACCCCACTGAGATTCGCGCCCTGCTGATCGAAACCGCCCGCGCGCGGCAGACCCTCACCTACGGCGCACTTCTCAATCTCCTCGGCCACGCCTTCACCCGCCCCTTAATGCGCCAACTGTGCAAAGTCCTCGACCGCATCGATGAGGACGGGCGCGTGGTGGGCGAACCCGGCCTCGCGGTGCTAGTGGTGCGCCAGTCGGACGGGCTGCCCGGCCAAGGCTGGTTCGTCAGCCGCACAGGCGTTTACGATGACTTGCCGCTGGAATGGGAGGGAACGGAAGCGCGGGCCTATACGCAGGCTCGACAGGCCGAAGCCTTCGATTATTGGGAAGCACCATGA
- the hisN gene encoding histidinol-phosphatase: MTDNDLALALRLADLAGAAIRPLFRGQWSEEKKADRSFVTEADRAAEAAMRRLIEAEFSADGIIGEEYGTRNEGAGRQWVLDPIDGTTSFIAGRPIFGTLIALLQDGWPVLGIIDQPISGERWVGRIGQPTLFNGKPAQARPLKELSDAVLATTSPHLFTNEEADAFMSVAKQVAEKKIVFGGDCYNYGLVASGHVDVVIEAGLKLYDYAALVPVVEGAGGMMADWQGNPLDAGSEGTVIALGDPARLEDVLEAMG, from the coding sequence ATGACCGATAACGATCTCGCTCTCGCCCTGCGCCTTGCCGATCTGGCCGGGGCCGCCATCCGCCCCCTGTTCCGCGGCCAGTGGAGCGAGGAAAAGAAGGCCGACCGCAGCTTCGTTACCGAAGCCGACCGCGCCGCCGAGGCCGCGATGCGGCGGTTGATCGAGGCGGAGTTCTCCGCTGACGGGATCATCGGTGAGGAATATGGCACCCGCAACGAGGGCGCCGGACGGCAATGGGTGCTCGACCCGATCGACGGCACCACCAGCTTCATCGCCGGCCGCCCGATCTTCGGCACGTTGATCGCCTTGTTGCAGGACGGCTGGCCGGTGCTGGGGATCATCGACCAGCCGATCAGCGGGGAGCGCTGGGTGGGCCGCATCGGCCAACCAACGCTGTTCAACGGCAAGCCTGCGCAGGCACGGCCGCTCAAGGAACTCAGCGACGCCGTGCTCGCCACCACCAGCCCGCACCTGTTCACCAATGAAGAGGCCGACGCCTTCATGTCGGTCGCCAAGCAGGTCGCCGAAAAGAAGATCGTGTTCGGCGGGGACTGCTACAATTACGGCCTCGTCGCGTCAGGCCATGTCGATGTCGTGATCGAAGCCGGACTAAAGCTGTATGACTACGCCGCGCTCGTCCCGGTGGTCGAAGGCGCAGGGGGAATGATGGCCGATTGGCAGGGGAACCCGCTGGACGCCGGAAGCGAAGGCACGGTGATCGCGTTGGGCGATCCGGCGCGGCTGGAAGATGTGCTGGAGGCGATGGGGTAG
- a CDS encoding LON peptidase substrate-binding domain-containing protein — translation MTRRLSIFPLTGAVLFPGMQLPLHIFEPRYRALVGDALIRDRQIAMIQPQRAVDGAPLYSVGCIGKIGEVQAMDDGRYNLILEGTARFRLVRELDVATAFRQIEAEVYAEDEDETLSHAQRGGFEREARRFADMQGYSVDWDSVERLDDRSLINGVSQIAPFDPASKQALLEAETLTDRCELLVQLMQFYGRTDGSEEITTLQ, via the coding sequence ATGACCCGCCGCCTTTCCATCTTCCCGCTGACCGGCGCCGTGCTGTTCCCCGGCATGCAACTGCCGCTCCACATCTTCGAGCCGCGCTATCGCGCGCTGGTGGGCGATGCGCTGATCCGGGACCGCCAGATCGCGATGATTCAGCCGCAGCGTGCGGTGGACGGCGCGCCGCTCTACTCGGTCGGCTGCATCGGCAAGATCGGCGAAGTGCAGGCGATGGATGACGGGCGCTACAACCTCATCCTCGAAGGCACGGCGCGGTTCCGGCTGGTGCGCGAGCTGGATGTGGCCACCGCCTTCCGTCAGATCGAAGCCGAGGTCTATGCCGAAGACGAGGACGAAACCCTCTCCCACGCCCAGCGCGGCGGGTTTGAGCGGGAGGCGCGGCGCTTTGCCGATATGCAGGGCTATTCGGTCGACTGGGATTCGGTCGAGCGGCTGGACGATCGCTCGCTGATCAACGGCGTCTCCCAGATCGCCCCGTTCGATCCGGCGTCAAAGCAGGCGCTGCTGGAGGCCGAGACGCTGACCGATCGCTGCGAACTGCTGGTGCAGCTGATGCAGTTCTATGGCCGCACCGATGGCAGCGAGGAAATCACGACGCTGCAATAG